The genomic DNA aaaatgagaaaatctgaTCTAAAATGCCTGAACTTTGTCTAAGTTGAgtcaaaaattacagaaaacgcacttgtgttttttttttaagtcttaaatgatattaaatgaAGTTTGcctaaaatgacccaaagacACTGAATGACTAAAGTGAAACAGGAGACAacgaaaaagagacacaaaatgagtagAGACACAACACGACTAAggcgagacagaaaatgacaaaaaatggacagaaaacaagaaaatgagatgtaaaatgtcaaaaaaaagacctaaaattcatccaaaatgactaatagATTCTCTGAAACAAGTCAAAATTACTATAAGATGATATTAATCTTGTTTTGGTTACTTAgtttaaaagtttagttttaaatgtaaaaaacagacacaaaatagcagaaaaataccacaaaatggTTCCAAAGATGGATGAAggaactgaaatgacaaaaagaagacacaaaagaagaaaagccaCGGCAAAAAATTAACTCCAAATGAggttaaaaaactaaatcttgtctaaaatgctgaaaatgtgtccGAACTGACTTGAAACccatcaaaaatgacttaaaaaaatgtctacagTGTCTTAAAACCTccttaaaacatcaaaatgttgacagaaatgacaaaaaaatgtctaaaatgacaaaagaaaatcatccaaaatgactaatagATTCtctgaaacaactgaaaatgagtttaaaataaagttagtcttgttttggttgttatttgttcaaaagtttagatttaaatgtaaaaaaatacacaaaaacaccacaaaatggttccaaaaaagacacaaaacaagaaaaatgagacaaagaaacCTCCATTAGAACGATGGAAaccagagagaagaaaacatttctttgattcgtattttaaaaaacataaaatggagGATTCAGCAGGTCTGAGTGTCGACAGACGTTACCGACGCTGGAAAACATTCCTGAAGTTTCTAAGAGGCTCCCAGCATTTGTAACGATCTAATTTCTCTAATGTCTCGTCGTCCTCAGGAGTCCTTCAACAACGTCAAGCAGTGGCTGCAGGAGATCGACCGCTACGCCAGCGAGAACGTCAACAAGCTGCTGGTCGGCAACAAGTGCGACCTCACAACGAAGAAGGTGGTCGACTACACCACGGCAAAGGTAAGAGGTCCACCAGGGTGGGGTCCCTATCCATCACTAATCAATACCACCAATGAACCGTTTACTGGGTCAGAGTAGAGTTTCTATCAACAGACGTCACATCAGCTAGTTGATCCAGGTCATCTAAAACacctggttggaggtcattaacctcctcagaagtctttgtcatggtgcccgatGCTAGTTAaactcatccaggtcctggtgatcGTAGGAGCTTCAATAGAAACCTTCTCTGGAAGATACTTCAAGGAACGTCATCCAGAGAaggtttctactgaagctcctacgatttaagccaaagtcagctttattgtcaattcttcaatgtgtacatgacataccaaggatcgaaatttcgttactctcttcgtgcaacagtagacattaaataaacacttagaaaataagatattaaaggtaaaaaaaaacaaaggaagcaaaattagagccgagcaacaactaagaactaagaaaaatagaactgagtgaaatgtaaacatgaccatgagataaagtgacggatttagtgcagaatactcagaacagtgcaaataagTAACAGTCAAAGAAGTGCAAATATGCTTGACCGTTGAATCTGCTATTTCAGTGCAGATCAGAGGTTATtgaccagagtttgtgtatgtgggggaagggggtggtagagaggggagagagttcagcttcctgacagcctggtggatgaagctgttgctcagtcggctggtcctggtcctcagactcttcagtctcctccctgatggcagcaggctgaacaggTTGTGGGATGGGTGTGTGGGGTCTCCTGCAATGCTTAGTGCTTTGGGAGTGAGGCGGGTGCTGTAGATGTcctggagggaggggagagagacacccacaatcctttctgctgctttcacgaCGCCCTGGAGGgtcctgcagcaggaggaggtgcaggagtcGTACCacgctgtgatgctgctggacaggatgctctccatggtgcctCTATAGAAGGTGGACACAATGGGGGCCGGGGCACTGGCTCTTCTCAGCTTACGCAGGAAGTAGAGACGTTGTTGTGCCTTCCTGACCAGTGATGTGTTTCTGGTCCAGGAGAGATTTTCTGAGACGTACACACCCAGGAACTTGGTGCTGCTCACCCTCTCCACAGCCGCACCGTTGATGttgagaggagcagctgggtgTGTCCTCTCCTGAAGTCAACAACgatctcctttgtcttctcCACGTTCAGAGAGCGGTTGTTGGTGCTGCACCACCTGGCCAGGTTGCTCACCTCACTCCTGTATTGTGTCTCATCGCTGTTACTGATGAGACCCACCACAGTTGTGTCATCCGCAAACTTTATAAAAAGATTGGAACTGTGAGCTGGAGTGCAGTCATGGGTCAGCAGGGTGAAGAGtagggggctcagcacacatCCTTGGGGGGCCCCCATGTTCAGGATGATGGTGCTCGATGTCTTGCTGCCGACCTGTACTGCCTGTGGTCTCCCTGTCAGGAAGTCCAGTAGACAGTTGCACAGTGAGGTGTTGAGTCCAAGCTGGTCTAGTTTGTGGATGAGCTGCTGGGGGATGATGGTGTTAAATGCTGAACTAAAGTCTATGAACAGTATTCTAATATAAGAGTCCTTGTTTTCCAGGTGTGTGAGGGCTGAGTGGAGTGCAGTGGAGATTGCATCATCGGTTGAGCGGTTGGTCCGATGTACAAACTGGTAGAGTCCAGGGTAGGTGGGAGGAGGGATTTGATGTGGTGCATGACTAGCCGTTCAAAGCACTTCATCAGAATGGGGGTGAGTGCAACTGGGCGGTAGTCCAGGTGGTGTAGGAATAACGTTCTGACAAcagttctggttggaggtcattaacctcctcagaagtctttgtcatggtgcccattgctgctaagctcatccaggtcctggagATGTAGGAGCGACACCAGCGAGAACGTCAACAAGCTGCTGGTTGACAACAAGTGCGACCTCACAATGAAGAAGGTCGTCGACTACACCACTTTTagtcgtaggagcttcagtagaaaccaacCAGACTTCTCTGGAAGACGTTTCACGAAACGTCTTCCAGAGAAGTCACCAGAGCTTTGTGGGAACATTTCTAGAACCAGaactttgtgggaacatttccagaaccagaactttgtgggaacatttcTAGAACCAGGactttgtgggaacatttcTAGAACCAGAACTTTGTCGTGTAAACATGAAAACGTCTGTGGAaggtgtaaaaatgaaaaaactgcagTGATTCTGAAGgaaaagctcagatttggtttgtttttatttactgaacTACATGGAACACATGAGACTTTCAAGGACCGACGGGAAGTAGAAAATCTGATGActtctattttcacagtttctgccTGATAAATTCTGCAAAATTCTTCTCCAGGAGTTAGCCGATAACTtttacatgttctccatgttctccgTGTTCTCCAGGAGTTTGCCAATAACTTTGACATGGTCTCGGTGTTCTCCAGGAGTTTGCCGATAACTTTGACATGTTCTCCGTGTTCTCCAGGAGTTTGCCGATAACTTTGACATGTTCCCCAGGAGTTTGCTGATAACTTTGACGTGCTTTCCGTGTTCTAGAGGAGTTAGCTGATATCTTTGACCTGTTCTCCGTGTTCTCCAGGAGTTAGCTGACAACTTTGATATGTACTCCGTGTTCTCCAGAAGTTTGCCGATAACTTTGACATGTTCTCCGTGTTCTCTGGGAGTTTGCCGATAACTTTGATATGTTCTCCAGGAGTTTGCCAATAACTTTGACATGGTCTCGGTGTTCTCCAGGAGTTTGCCGATAACTTTGACATGTTCTCCGTGTTCTCCAGGAGTTTGCCGATAACTTTGACATGTTCCCCAGGAGTTTGCTGATAACTTTGACGTGCTTTCCGTGTTCTAGAGGAGTTAGCTGATATCTTTGACCTGTTCTCCGTGTTCTCCAGGAGTTAGCTGACAACTTTGATATGTACTCCGTGTTCTCCAGAAGTTTGCCGATAACTTTGACATGTTCTCCGTGTTCTCTGGGAGTTTGCCGATAACTTTGATATGTTCTCCAGGAGTTAGCTGATAATTTTgacatgttctccatgttctccaggAGTTTGCCGATAACCTGGGGATCCCCTTCCTGGAGACGAGCGCTAAGAGCGCCACCAACGTGGAGCAGGCCTTCATGACCATGGCGGCTGAGATCAAGAAGAGGATGGGCCCCGGGGCCACAGCTGGCGCCTCCGAGAAGTCCAACGTGAAGATCCAGAGCAAGCCGGTGAACACCTCGTCTGGCGGCTGCTGCTGAGGCCCCGGAACCGGAACCGAGCCCAGCAGGATGGTAAGAGCAGCAGAACACACTGGGCCGGCAGGTTCTGGCGTCCCTCCTCCAATTGGTCACCCCTCAAACCAAGCACACGCTAACACCGGCGTCACGCGTGCCAGCTGTGACCTCACTCCCCGTGGACTCGACGTGTTCTGCTCCTGAGTGCCTTGGCAGCAGCAGACCTCACAGTTCCCCTCGGTAAACATTCCTCCACATGCGTGTGCTCGGCTCCGTGTGCTCTGCTGGTCTTAGTCATGCTGTAAGCGTGTGCTGCATTGGGAGACGTGTCTTTCTCTGCCAACAGCACAAACCCACAGAAAGAAGCCCACCTATaaactgtatatatttatacatacatGGAAGAATGATTGATCAAATCTCCACACGCGTGATCTGTGGCTGCAGAcgtgacatttttgtgtcacaATGTCGATTAAACAATGAAGGAGATCTTTGATAACCACTGCTTCTGCTGCTCgtctttatttctctgtttgttcCTGTAAAAAACACGTTAATAAcctggaaatgaatgtaaaaaatatcaataacctggaaattaactgaaaaaactgtcagtaacctgaatattaatttattaaaccatcaataacctgaatattaatatataaaacCATCAATAACCTGAATATTATTGTAAAATCTATCAATAACCTGAAGATTAATGTAAAAATCCACCAATAATCTGActattaatgtaaaaaatatcaataatctgaatattaatgtaaaaatccatcaataatctgaatattaatgtaaaaatccATCAATTACctgaatattaatgtaaaaatctatcAATAACCTGAATAGTAATATACAAATCCATCAATAACGtgaatattaatgtaaaaatccataaataatctgaatattataACAATCCATCAATTATCTGAATATTATTGTAAAAATCCATCAATAACCTGAATATTATTGTAAAAATCCATCAATAATCTGaataatattgtaaaaatccatcaaaaacctgaaaattaatgtaaaaatgcaacaataacctgaatattaatataaaaatcCATAAATAATCTGAACATTATAACAATCCATCAATTATCTGAATATTAATGTACAAATCcatcaataatctgaatattaatttaaatatccatcaataatctgaatatttttgtaaaaatccaTCAATTACCTGAATATTATTGTAAAAATCCATcaataacctgaatattaataTACAAATCCATcaataacctgaatattaatataaaaatcCATAAATAATCTGAATAGTATTGTAACAATCCATCAATTATCTGAATATTATTGTAAAAATCCATCAATAACCTGAATATTATTGTAACAATCCATCAATTATCTGaataatattgtaaaaatccatcaataacctgaatattattgtaaaaatccatcaataacctgaatattaatgtaaaaatccaacaataatctgaatattaatgtaaaatccatcaataatctgaatattaatgtacaaatcatcaataatctgaatattaatataaaaatccatcaataacctgaatattaatataaaaatcCATCAATAATTTGAATGTTTATGTAAAAATCCATCATCTGAATATTATTGTAAAAATCCATCAAT from Amphiprion ocellaris isolate individual 3 ecotype Okinawa chromosome 4, ASM2253959v1, whole genome shotgun sequence includes the following:
- the LOC111583301 gene encoding ras-related protein ORAB-1: MNPEYDYLFKLLLIGDSGVGKSCLLLRFADDTYTESYISTIGVDFKIRTIELDGKTIKLQIWDTAGQERFRTITSSYYRGAHGIIVVYDVTDQESFNNVKQWLQEIDRYASENVNKLLVGNKCDLTTKKVVDYTTAKEFADNLGIPFLETSAKSATNVEQAFMTMAAEIKKRMGPGATAGASEKSNVKIQSKPVNTSSGGCC